In Proteus vulgaris, one DNA window encodes the following:
- the gltB gene encoding glutamate synthase large subunit has translation MLYQKTQEKDNCGFGLIAHIEGQASHKIVRNAIHGLARMQHRGAILSDGKTGDGCGLLLQKPERFFQLVAQEKGWHLAKNYAVGMLFLSQDPNIATQCRLIVEEELQRETLSIVGWRKVPINTDILGSIALSSLPLIEQVFVNAPAGWRISDIERRLFIARRRIEKRITDSDFYICSLSNLVTVYKGLCMAIDLPRFFTDLADLRMESSICLFHQRFSTNTTPRWPLAQPFRYLAHNGEINTITGNRQWARARAYKFHTPLIPDLQSAAPFVNESGSDSSSLDNMLELFLNGGMDIVRSMRLLVPPAWQNNPQMDDDLRAFFDFNSMHMEPWDGPAGIVLSDGRYAACTLDRNGLRPARYVITTDNIITCASEIGIWDYQPDEVREKGRVGPGELMVIDTHNGRILHSAETDEDLKRRHPYKLWLERNVKRLTPFEALPEQQATGQRAFDDTLLATYQKQFAYSQEELENILHVLAENGQEATGSMGDDTPFAVLSQRPRLIYDYFRQKFAQVTNPPIDSLREAHVMSLATCIGREMNVFCEAEGQAHRLSFKSPILLYSDFQQLINQESPYYRAIHLDITYQPTGSNLETALRQLCVKAQQEVRNGAVLLILSDRNIAKERLPIPAPMAVGAVQKALVDNNLRCDANIIVETASARDPHHFAVLLGFGATAIYPYLAYESLAQRVDKKILQGSYAQMMLNYRNGINKGLYKIMSKMGISTVASYRCSQLFEAVGLNDNVVKLCFAGVDNRINGADFSDFEHDLFNLSKRAWLTRYPLETGGLLKYAHKGEYHAYNPDVVQALQKAVNSGEYTDYQHYANLVQQRPITTLRDMLVLNKKATAISIEEVEPETELFKRFDTAAMSIGALSREAHEALAEAMNTLGGFSNSGEGGEDPTRYGTNKVSRIKQIASGRFGVTPSYLMSADVLQIKVAQGAKPGEGGQLPGDKVTPYIAQLRYAVPGVTLISPPPHHDIYSIEDLAQLIFDLKQINPTALISVKLVSEPGVGTIATGVAKAYADLITIAGYDGGTGASPLTSVKYAGSPWELGLVETQQALVANNLRHKIRLQIDGGLKTGLDIIKAAILGAESFGFGTGPMVALGCKYLRICHLNNCAMGVATQDETLRRNHYHGLPERVINYFRFIAQETRELMALLGVRKITDLIGRTDLLSCLEGVSSKQQKLSLGGLLETATSPSGYALYCQENNNTYDKGELNQRIVTQTIQAVEQQKSQTYYFDIRNTDRSVGATLSGIIAKKYGESGLSATPIKLHFTGTAGQSFGVWNAQGVELTLVGDANDYVGKGMAGGRIIVSPPVGSAFKNHHATIMGNTCLYGATGGKLYASGLAGERFAVRNSGAIAVVEGVGDNGCEYMTGGIVCILGKTGINFGAGMTGGFAYLLDEDSTLSQRINTSSIELLPVASFAILAEHLRGMIAEHVRLTSSQQGEMLLSQWEYWSQHFKLVKPKSSDVNALLGHPRRSSAELRVQAQ, from the coding sequence ATGCTCTATCAAAAGACACAGGAAAAAGACAATTGTGGGTTTGGATTGATCGCGCATATTGAAGGGCAAGCCAGCCATAAGATTGTCAGAAATGCCATACATGGTCTCGCCAGAATGCAACATCGTGGCGCGATTCTTTCTGATGGTAAAACAGGAGATGGTTGCGGATTACTCTTACAAAAACCAGAACGTTTTTTCCAATTAGTTGCACAAGAAAAAGGCTGGCATTTAGCAAAAAATTACGCAGTAGGGATGCTATTTTTAAGCCAAGATCCCAATATTGCCACACAATGCCGTCTCATTGTTGAAGAAGAACTACAACGTGAAACGCTTTCTATTGTTGGCTGGCGTAAAGTTCCTATCAACACAGATATTCTAGGTAGCATTGCCCTTTCTTCGCTTCCTTTAATCGAACAAGTCTTTGTTAATGCCCCCGCAGGCTGGCGGATAAGTGATATTGAAAGACGACTCTTTATTGCCCGTAGACGAATTGAAAAGCGTATCACTGACAGTGATTTTTATATTTGTAGCCTTTCCAATTTGGTGACAGTTTATAAAGGCCTTTGTATGGCCATCGATTTACCGCGTTTTTTTACCGACCTCGCTGATCTACGCATGGAATCTTCAATTTGTTTATTCCACCAGCGCTTTTCCACTAATACCACACCAAGATGGCCACTCGCCCAACCCTTTCGTTATTTAGCACATAACGGTGAAATTAATACCATCACAGGTAATCGCCAATGGGCCAGAGCCCGCGCCTATAAATTTCATACCCCACTTATTCCTGATCTACAAAGTGCCGCTCCATTTGTGAATGAAAGTGGCTCAGATTCAAGTTCACTCGACAATATGCTAGAGCTTTTTCTCAATGGTGGTATGGATATTGTTCGTTCTATGCGACTACTCGTTCCTCCTGCGTGGCAAAATAATCCTCAAATGGACGATGATTTGCGGGCATTTTTTGATTTTAACTCAATGCACATGGAGCCTTGGGATGGTCCGGCTGGTATTGTGTTATCAGATGGCCGTTATGCAGCTTGTACTCTTGATAGAAATGGTTTACGCCCTGCTCGCTATGTGATCACCACGGATAACATCATTACTTGTGCTTCTGAAATTGGTATTTGGGATTATCAACCTGATGAAGTACGAGAAAAAGGACGTGTTGGCCCTGGTGAACTAATGGTAATTGATACTCATAATGGGCGTATTTTACACTCAGCTGAAACCGATGAAGATTTAAAAAGGCGTCACCCTTATAAATTGTGGCTTGAACGTAACGTTAAACGTTTAACACCATTTGAAGCACTACCAGAACAACAAGCAACCGGCCAACGTGCCTTTGATGACACATTATTAGCAACGTATCAAAAACAATTTGCATATAGCCAAGAAGAGCTAGAAAACATTTTGCATGTACTTGCAGAAAACGGACAAGAAGCCACTGGTTCAATGGGTGATGACACCCCATTTGCGGTGTTATCTCAACGTCCACGCCTTATTTATGATTATTTTAGACAGAAGTTTGCACAGGTCACGAATCCACCAATAGACTCATTAAGAGAAGCTCATGTCATGTCTTTAGCGACATGTATTGGACGTGAAATGAATGTGTTCTGCGAAGCTGAAGGCCAAGCTCATCGGCTCAGTTTTAAATCCCCTATTTTACTCTATAGCGATTTTCAACAACTTATTAATCAAGAAAGTCCCTATTACCGCGCTATTCATCTTGATATCACGTATCAACCAACAGGTTCTAACCTAGAAACAGCTTTACGCCAATTATGTGTAAAAGCACAACAGGAAGTCCGCAACGGTGCTGTTTTACTGATATTATCAGATAGAAATATCGCTAAAGAGCGACTACCTATTCCTGCACCTATGGCGGTGGGTGCGGTACAAAAAGCATTAGTAGATAATAACTTACGCTGTGATGCCAATATTATTGTCGAAACTGCCAGTGCCCGTGATCCACACCATTTCGCCGTTTTACTCGGATTTGGTGCTACCGCGATCTACCCTTATCTTGCTTACGAATCTTTAGCTCAACGTGTTGATAAAAAAATCCTGCAAGGCTCTTATGCTCAAATGATGCTCAATTACCGTAATGGTATAAATAAAGGCCTGTATAAAATCATGTCTAAAATGGGCATTTCAACCGTCGCCTCTTACCGTTGCTCTCAACTTTTTGAAGCTGTCGGATTAAACGATAACGTTGTTAAGCTCTGTTTTGCAGGTGTTGATAATCGGATTAATGGCGCTGACTTTAGTGATTTTGAACATGACTTATTTAATCTATCAAAACGAGCGTGGTTAACTCGTTATCCTTTAGAAACGGGTGGATTATTAAAATATGCGCATAAAGGTGAATACCATGCTTACAATCCCGATGTCGTTCAAGCATTACAGAAAGCTGTAAATAGTGGGGAATATACTGACTATCAGCATTATGCAAACCTTGTGCAACAACGCCCAATAACAACATTACGCGATATGTTAGTGCTTAATAAAAAGGCAACAGCCATCTCAATTGAAGAAGTCGAGCCTGAAACCGAATTATTTAAACGCTTTGATACTGCGGCGATGTCAATTGGCGCATTAAGCCGAGAAGCTCATGAAGCCCTTGCAGAAGCGATGAATACCTTAGGTGGCTTTTCAAATTCAGGAGAAGGAGGCGAAGATCCGACACGTTACGGCACCAATAAAGTCTCTCGGATCAAACAAATTGCTTCAGGTCGCTTTGGTGTGACTCCCTCTTATTTAATGAGTGCTGATGTTTTACAAATCAAAGTGGCACAAGGGGCAAAACCGGGTGAAGGCGGGCAACTTCCCGGAGATAAAGTGACACCTTATATTGCGCAACTGCGTTATGCCGTACCCGGTGTCACTCTAATATCCCCCCCTCCTCATCACGATATCTACTCTATTGAAGATTTAGCTCAGCTTATTTTTGATTTAAAACAGATAAACCCAACGGCACTAATTTCTGTAAAATTGGTTTCAGAACCAGGCGTTGGCACTATTGCCACTGGTGTTGCCAAAGCTTATGCCGATTTGATCACTATTGCAGGTTATGACGGGGGGACAGGAGCAAGTCCACTAACCTCAGTAAAATATGCTGGAAGCCCGTGGGAATTAGGCTTGGTTGAAACACAACAAGCGCTAGTGGCAAATAATCTACGTCATAAAATTCGTTTACAAATCGATGGTGGATTAAAAACAGGTTTAGATATCATTAAAGCGGCAATCTTAGGCGCGGAGAGTTTTGGGTTTGGTACAGGCCCCATGGTGGCACTAGGCTGTAAATATTTGCGTATTTGTCATTTAAATAATTGCGCAATGGGTGTTGCAACCCAAGATGAAACACTCCGCCGTAATCATTATCACGGATTACCAGAACGCGTTATTAACTACTTTCGTTTTATTGCACAAGAAACTCGTGAATTAATGGCCTTACTCGGTGTTAGAAAAATCACGGATTTAATTGGTCGAACCGACCTGCTTTCATGCCTTGAAGGCGTTAGCAGTAAGCAACAAAAACTCTCCTTAGGTGGATTGTTAGAAACCGCAACGTCACCATCAGGTTATGCGCTTTATTGTCAGGAAAACAATAATACTTATGATAAGGGCGAATTAAACCAACGCATTGTTACTCAAACCATTCAAGCAGTTGAGCAGCAAAAAAGCCAAACGTATTATTTTGATATTCGTAATACTGACCGTTCTGTTGGTGCAACATTATCTGGCATTATTGCTAAGAAATATGGCGAAAGTGGCCTATCTGCAACCCCGATTAAACTTCATTTTACAGGAACAGCTGGCCAAAGTTTTGGCGTCTGGAATGCTCAAGGTGTTGAATTAACCTTAGTGGGCGATGCTAATGATTATGTAGGAAAAGGCATGGCAGGAGGGCGTATAATTGTTTCCCCTCCTGTTGGCTCTGCCTTTAAAAATCATCACGCTACGATTATGGGTAATACCTGTCTTTATGGCGCTACAGGTGGAAAACTTTATGCGTCAGGTTTAGCTGGCGAGCGTTTTGCGGTGAGAAACTCTGGTGCAATTGCTGTGGTTGAAGGTGTCGGCGATAACGGTTGTGAATATATGACGGGGGGTATTGTCTGCATTCTGGGCAAAACCGGTATTAACTTTGGCGCAGGAATGACAGGTGGATTTGCCTATCTGTTAGATGAAGATTCAACATTATCACAACGGATCAATACTTCATCTATTGAGTTGCTTCCTGTTGCATCCTTTGCCATTCTCGCTGAACATTTACGAGGCATGATTGCAGAGCATGTAAGATTAACAAGCTCACAGCAAGGTGAAATGTTACTTTCACAGTGGGAATATTGGTCACAACACTTTAAATTAGTTAAGCCCAAATCCAGTGATGTCAATGCGTTACTTGGTCATCCTCGCCGTTCATCTGCTGAATTACGCGTTCAGGCACAATAG
- the arcB gene encoding aerobic respiration two-component sensor histidine kinase ArcB, whose amino-acid sequence MKLLKGLAQYYVDLMMRLGLIRFSLLLASALVVLAMVVQMAVTFLLAGDVTSIDLVRSIFFGLIITPWAVYFLSVVVEQLEESRRRLSRMVDKLGVMRQRDLELNSQLKENIEQLNLEIQEREKVEKAHLELLEKLKSEMKRRELTQIELEQQSSLLRSFLDASPDLVYYRNEDNEFSGCNRATELLTGKSEKQLIGLTPLDVYDEDIAIKVMETDEKVFRHNVSLTYEQWLVYPDGRKACFELRKVPFYDRIGKRHGLMGFGRDITERKRYQDALENASRDKTTFISTISHELRTPLNGIVGLSRILLDTELSPEQLNYLKTIHVSAITLGNIFNDVIEMDKIERRKIQLDNQPIDFTEFISDLENLSGLLVQPKGLKFTLEAEETLPHKITSDGTRLRQILWNLIGNAVKFTQEGEIKVRIWQEAPDKLFFEVKDSGIGIPKSELEKIFAMYYQVNDSQGGRSATGTGIGLAVSKRLAQHMGGDIHVESELGKGSVFTLSIVAPTIEEHLDIENDDEFLLPALNILLVEDIELNVIVACSVLEKLGNTVDVAMTGQEALSMFKPDEYDLVLLDIQLPDMTGFDISRKLRQEFDSNELPPLIALTANVLKDKKEYLDAGMNDVLSKPLSVDTLTAIINKFWGDGAVSVPCNEPSELLNKNEELLDIDMLNQYIELVGPQLITDGLDVFEKMMPSYMSVLESNLTARDQKGITEEGHKIKGAAGSIGLKHLQQLAKQIQSPELPAWWDNVQEWVDELGKDWRKDVESLRNWLAGARKK is encoded by the coding sequence ATGAAATTGCTCAAAGGGCTTGCCCAATACTACGTTGACTTAATGATGAGGCTAGGGCTTATTCGCTTCTCGTTGTTGTTAGCTTCTGCATTAGTTGTTTTAGCGATGGTTGTTCAAATGGCGGTAACATTCTTGCTTGCAGGTGATGTTACCAGTATTGACCTTGTTCGCTCTATTTTCTTTGGGCTGATTATTACGCCTTGGGCTGTCTATTTTCTTTCGGTTGTCGTTGAACAACTGGAAGAATCACGACGTCGTTTATCTCGTATGGTAGATAAGCTTGGTGTAATGCGACAGCGTGATTTAGAGCTTAATTCTCAATTAAAAGAGAATATTGAGCAATTAAACTTGGAAATTCAAGAGCGTGAAAAAGTTGAAAAAGCGCACCTCGAACTTTTGGAAAAACTCAAAAGTGAAATGAAGCGTCGTGAGTTGACGCAAATAGAACTGGAACAACAATCTTCACTGTTACGTTCATTCCTTGATGCCTCTCCTGACTTAGTTTATTACCGTAATGAAGATAATGAATTTTCAGGATGTAACCGCGCAACAGAATTACTGACCGGTAAAAGTGAGAAGCAACTTATCGGTTTAACGCCACTTGATGTATATGACGAAGATATTGCGATAAAAGTGATGGAAACCGATGAGAAAGTTTTCCGTCACAATGTCTCACTTACGTATGAGCAGTGGCTGGTTTACCCGGATGGGCGAAAAGCCTGTTTTGAATTACGCAAAGTGCCGTTTTATGACCGTATTGGTAAGCGTCATGGATTGATGGGCTTTGGACGTGACATTACAGAGCGTAAGCGCTATCAAGACGCGTTAGAGAACGCTAGCCGTGATAAAACTACCTTTATCTCAACAATCAGCCATGAATTGCGTACACCGCTTAATGGCATTGTTGGGTTAAGCCGTATTTTATTGGATACCGAACTTTCACCAGAGCAACTCAATTATTTAAAAACGATCCATGTGAGTGCGATTACGTTAGGTAATATTTTCAATGACGTGATTGAAATGGATAAGATTGAGCGTCGAAAAATTCAGCTAGATAACCAGCCAATCGATTTTACTGAATTTATTTCTGATTTAGAAAACCTTTCAGGGTTGTTAGTACAGCCAAAAGGATTGAAATTCACACTCGAAGCAGAGGAAACCTTACCACATAAGATAACCTCTGACGGAACTCGATTACGTCAGATCTTATGGAATCTCATTGGTAATGCTGTGAAATTTACGCAAGAAGGTGAAATCAAAGTTCGCATTTGGCAAGAAGCCCCTGATAAGTTGTTCTTCGAAGTCAAAGACAGTGGTATCGGCATCCCTAAAAGTGAGCTTGAGAAGATTTTCGCAATGTACTATCAAGTCAATGATAGTCAAGGTGGACGCTCTGCAACAGGAACAGGGATTGGACTTGCCGTTTCAAAACGCCTAGCACAGCATATGGGCGGTGATATTCATGTAGAGAGTGAGTTAGGTAAGGGATCTGTCTTCACGCTCTCTATCGTTGCTCCTACGATTGAAGAACATCTTGATATTGAGAATGATGATGAGTTCTTATTGCCAGCATTAAATATTCTGCTTGTTGAAGATATTGAGCTTAACGTTATTGTCGCCTGTTCAGTTTTAGAGAAGTTAGGTAATACCGTTGATGTAGCAATGACCGGACAAGAAGCTTTATCGATGTTTAAGCCTGATGAATATGATTTAGTGCTATTAGATATTCAATTACCTGATATGACAGGGTTTGATATTTCAAGAAAATTACGTCAAGAATTTGACAGTAATGAACTTCCGCCATTGATTGCATTAACTGCAAATGTTTTGAAAGATAAAAAAGAGTATTTAGATGCGGGAATGAACGACGTATTGAGTAAACCACTTTCTGTAGATACGCTTACCGCCATTATCAACAAATTCTGGGGAGATGGTGCGGTTTCTGTGCCATGTAATGAGCCATCGGAATTGTTGAATAAAAATGAAGAGTTGTTAGATATAGACATGCTGAATCAATACATCGAACTTGTCGGACCTCAATTAATCACTGATGGTTTAGATGTTTTTGAAAAGATGATGCCAAGTTATATGTCAGTCCTAGAATCTAATCTGACAGCACGTGATCAGAAGGGCATCACTGAGGAAGGACATAAAATCAAAGGAGCCGCGGGTTCTATTGGTTTAAAACATTTACAGCAACTCGCTAAACAGATCCAATCACCGGAATTACCTGCTTGGTGGGACAATGTGCAAGAGTGGGTAGATGAACTAGGGAAGGATTGGAGAAAGGATGTGGAAAGTTTAAGAAACTGGTTAGCAGGGGCTAGAAAAAAATAA